A part of Melittangium boletus DSM 14713 genomic DNA contains:
- the omp85 gene encoding Omp85 family outer membrane protein: protein MAPCRPMLTTALLLTTLATAPAPSLEMPAPLAAPVAPAPKAKEHGVDAIVLPLVSYNSDLGFTYGGVAGAYLYAPGHAPYRHAIAIQTLFTSRGQQNHYLRYDGPRLIGPLRLEMRLEYRRELRSPFYGAGNVSAQDFHGNENQERFNYTKGSPGAWFRLRGRPWGDNHPFQSYVGYGWRYTQVSPFDASVLQDLKPVGYEGGATGQLTAGVLWDTRDNESDPVRGGVEELSLRVSGSATGSRYQYGGVTLSERRFWQLGSRVVLAQRLTLDALFGEVPFFEWVNTGGVTFTEGIGGMSSVRGIERNRFAGNIKAFSNTEVRVRAFSFNLFGAPVYAGGVGFVDVGRVWHPDTVDGPWWKWHPGVGAGLRVARRAAVVRFDWAMSPETLRHRVYLNFGHMF from the coding sequence ATGGCACCTTGTCGCCCGATGCTCACGACCGCGCTGCTGCTCACGACGCTGGCCACGGCCCCCGCTCCTTCGCTGGAAATGCCCGCCCCGCTCGCCGCACCAGTGGCGCCCGCGCCCAAGGCCAAGGAGCACGGGGTCGACGCCATCGTGCTGCCCCTCGTGAGCTACAACTCGGACCTGGGCTTCACCTATGGCGGCGTGGCGGGCGCCTATTTGTACGCCCCCGGCCACGCGCCCTACCGGCACGCCATCGCCATCCAGACGCTGTTCACCAGCCGGGGCCAGCAGAACCACTACCTGCGCTACGACGGACCGCGGCTCATCGGACCGCTTCGCCTGGAGATGCGCCTGGAGTACCGGCGCGAGCTGCGCAGTCCCTTCTACGGAGCGGGCAACGTGTCCGCGCAGGACTTCCACGGCAACGAGAACCAGGAGCGCTTCAACTACACCAAGGGCTCACCCGGTGCCTGGTTCCGCCTCCGGGGACGGCCCTGGGGTGACAACCACCCCTTCCAATCCTACGTGGGCTACGGGTGGCGCTACACGCAGGTGTCTCCGTTCGACGCCTCGGTGCTGCAGGATCTCAAGCCCGTGGGCTACGAGGGCGGGGCCACGGGACAGCTCACCGCGGGCGTGCTCTGGGACACACGCGACAACGAGTCGGACCCCGTGCGCGGCGGCGTGGAGGAGTTGAGCCTGCGCGTGTCGGGGAGCGCCACGGGCAGCCGCTACCAGTACGGAGGCGTGACGTTGAGCGAGCGGCGCTTCTGGCAGTTGGGCTCCCGCGTGGTGCTCGCCCAGCGGCTGACGCTGGACGCGCTGTTTGGCGAGGTGCCCTTCTTCGAGTGGGTGAACACCGGCGGCGTCACGTTCACCGAGGGCATCGGTGGCATGAGCAGTGTGCGCGGCATCGAGCGCAACCGCTTCGCGGGCAACATCAAGGCGTTCTCCAACACGGAGGTGCGCGTGCGGGCGTTCAGCTTCAACCTGTTCGGCGCGCCGGTGTACGCGGGCGGAGTGGGCTTCGTGGACGTGGGGCGCGTGTGGCACCCGGACACGGTGGACGGCCCGTGGTGGAAGTGGCACCCCGGCGTGGGCGCGGGCCTGCGGGTGGCCCGGCGCGCGGCCGTGGTGCGCTTCGACTGGGCCATGTCCCCCGAGACGCTGCGCCACCGCGTCTACCTCAACTTCGGCCACATGTTCTGA
- a CDS encoding 2-oxo acid dehydrogenase subunit E2 codes for MAHLELIPKDNISSFRKLAIGSWKTAYDPTVYGTLTLRMEKALAYIEAFRQKTGIRLTVTHLMAKAMAEALRRCPEANAILRFNKIYLRKRITISMLVVQTDGGKVDLSSAKIDDAERKSLRDIATEMERAFQRVRQRQDAVMEKGKGSVQKVPYMLLNLFTWLMSFFMYTLNWDMRWAGMPYDAFGSLILTNVGSLGLDTAYVPLVPYSRVPILIAPGAVKDAPVVENGQVVAGKVMNVNATFDHRFIDGMHASVLAKTLREMMEDPFTHFDSLEDVPAETGTAAPRAIAG; via the coding sequence ATGGCGCACCTGGAGCTCATTCCCAAGGACAACATCTCCAGCTTCCGCAAACTCGCCATCGGAAGCTGGAAGACCGCGTACGACCCGACCGTGTACGGGACGCTGACACTGCGGATGGAGAAGGCCCTGGCCTACATCGAGGCCTTCCGTCAGAAGACGGGCATCCGCCTCACCGTCACGCACCTGATGGCCAAGGCCATGGCCGAGGCGCTGCGCCGCTGCCCCGAGGCCAATGCCATCCTGCGCTTCAACAAGATCTACCTGCGCAAGCGCATCACCATCTCCATGCTGGTGGTGCAGACGGATGGCGGCAAGGTGGACCTGAGCTCGGCGAAGATCGACGACGCGGAGCGCAAGAGCCTGCGGGACATCGCCACCGAGATGGAGAGGGCCTTCCAGCGGGTGCGCCAGCGCCAGGACGCGGTGATGGAGAAGGGCAAGGGCTCGGTGCAGAAGGTGCCCTATATGCTGCTCAATCTCTTCACCTGGCTCATGTCCTTCTTCATGTACACGCTGAACTGGGACATGCGGTGGGCGGGCATGCCCTATGACGCGTTCGGCTCGCTCATCCTCACCAACGTGGGCTCGCTGGGGCTGGATACGGCGTATGTGCCGCTCGTGCCCTACTCGCGAGTGCCCATCCTCATCGCGCCGGGCGCGGTGAAGGACGCGCCCGTGGTGGAAAATGGCCAGGTGGTGGCGGGCAAGGTGATGAACGTCAACGCCACGTTCGATCACCGCTTCATCGACGGCATGCACGCGAGCGTCCTGGCCAAGACGCTGCGCGAGATGATGGAGGATCCCTTCACGCACTTCGACTCGCTGGAGGACGTCCCCGCCGAGACGGGGACTGCCGCGCCTCGGGCGATCGCGGGGTAG
- a CDS encoding cell envelope biogenesis protein TolA — MLELLLIAVSIGFLTTLGILLFRKAPSAAPALPSSSSAARGEAAESEAKARARLESEIERKNKELNEQRTQLQEVKEQLKQAKRKNYEQKEAEKGEKDLARARVEVERSASLQLEAVRGELAQAETELARLRSELELGRGNRRNAPAPTPAAVTPAAPAAQPSAVQTQQLSAPPQSGETVVSASTTVVPAAVAEAPPAEKAPRRYRELNDADREKMERLEATANKERGRAAELERELKRVKGRADSQQRIFSAGSRELDLVKDKYKALEKRLNRTLLERDLLRRAIKDLEKKTGMLAERTELTPDEMAASDRKVEEATQARAAAEAAQQQAAATPAPEAPSASSEQPAATEATPEDKPATP; from the coding sequence GTGCTGGAATTACTCCTCATCGCCGTCTCGATCGGCTTCCTCACCACGCTTGGCATATTGCTCTTCCGCAAGGCCCCGAGCGCCGCGCCCGCCCTCCCCTCTTCCTCTTCCGCCGCGCGCGGTGAGGCGGCGGAGTCCGAGGCCAAGGCGCGTGCCCGGCTGGAGTCGGAGATTGAGCGCAAGAACAAGGAGCTGAACGAGCAGCGCACGCAGCTGCAAGAGGTCAAGGAGCAGCTCAAGCAGGCCAAGCGCAAGAATTACGAGCAGAAGGAGGCCGAGAAGGGCGAGAAGGATCTGGCCCGCGCCCGCGTCGAGGTGGAACGCAGCGCGTCCCTGCAGCTCGAGGCGGTCCGGGGTGAGCTGGCCCAGGCCGAGACGGAGCTGGCGCGTCTGCGCTCCGAGCTGGAGCTGGGCCGCGGCAACCGCCGCAATGCCCCCGCCCCCACCCCCGCCGCCGTGACGCCCGCCGCGCCCGCCGCGCAGCCCTCGGCGGTGCAGACCCAGCAACTGTCCGCTCCGCCGCAGTCCGGTGAGACGGTGGTGTCCGCCTCCACGACCGTGGTGCCCGCCGCCGTGGCCGAGGCGCCTCCCGCCGAGAAGGCCCCCCGCCGCTACCGCGAGCTGAACGACGCGGACCGCGAGAAGATGGAGCGCCTGGAGGCCACGGCCAACAAGGAGCGCGGCCGCGCCGCCGAGCTGGAGCGCGAGCTCAAGCGCGTCAAGGGCCGCGCCGACTCGCAGCAGCGCATCTTCTCCGCCGGCTCGCGCGAGCTGGATCTGGTGAAGGACAAGTACAAGGCGCTGGAGAAGCGGCTCAACCGCACCCTGCTGGAGCGGGATCTGCTGCGCCGCGCCATCAAGGATCTGGAGAAGAAGACGGGCATGCTGGCCGAGCGCACGGAGCTGACGCCGGACGAGATGGCCGCCAGCGACCGCAAGGTGGAGGAGGCCACGCAGGCCCGCGCCGCCGCCGAGGCCGCGCAGCAGCAGGCCGCCGCCACCCCGGCTCCCGAGGCCCCCAGCGCGTCCTCCGAGCAGCCCGCGGCGACCGAGGCCACTCCGGAAGACAAGCCCGCGACCCCGTAG
- the mvaD gene encoding diphosphomevalonate decarboxylase, which yields MKATALAHPNLALVKYWGKRDDALILPHQSSLSLTLSPLSVRTSVAFGVGESDAVELNGYVAKGSERERVIRVLDAVRAEAKGQTLGPARMVSRGDFPASAGLASSAAGFAALAVAARAAAGLPADPRAASLLARLGSGSACRSVQGGLCEWMRGERPDGTDSYAVQRFDEKHWPELRMVVAIVSRDEKEVKSRDGMKNAVETSPYYAAWTKDAEAEVVRARDYIARRDLQALGEMCERNAWRMHATSLAADPPLCYLMPATLALIHSLREQRKKGVPVWFTLDAGPNPCILTDAAHEVAAEAVARACGATEVVRCVPGGDARLLAEHLF from the coding sequence ATGAAGGCGACCGCCCTGGCCCATCCAAATCTCGCGTTGGTGAAGTACTGGGGCAAGCGGGATGACGCGCTCATCCTGCCCCATCAGTCGAGCCTGTCCCTGACGCTCTCGCCCCTGTCCGTGCGCACGTCGGTGGCCTTCGGCGTGGGCGAGTCCGATGCCGTGGAGCTCAATGGCTACGTGGCCAAGGGCAGCGAGCGCGAGCGCGTGATTCGCGTGCTGGACGCGGTGCGCGCCGAGGCCAAGGGCCAGACGCTCGGTCCTGCGCGGATGGTGTCGCGCGGGGACTTCCCGGCGTCGGCGGGCCTGGCGAGCAGCGCGGCGGGCTTCGCGGCCCTGGCGGTGGCGGCGCGCGCGGCGGCGGGACTGCCGGCGGATCCCCGGGCGGCGAGCCTCCTGGCGCGCCTGGGCAGTGGCTCGGCGTGCCGCAGCGTGCAGGGCGGCCTGTGCGAGTGGATGCGCGGCGAGCGTCCGGATGGCACGGACAGCTACGCGGTGCAGCGCTTCGACGAGAAGCACTGGCCGGAGCTGCGCATGGTGGTGGCCATCGTCAGCCGCGACGAGAAGGAAGTGAAGTCGCGCGACGGCATGAAGAACGCCGTGGAGACGAGCCCCTACTACGCGGCGTGGACGAAGGACGCCGAGGCCGAGGTGGTGCGCGCCCGGGACTACATCGCCCGGAGGGATCTGCAGGCGCTGGGCGAGATGTGTGAGCGCAACGCCTGGCGGATGCACGCCACGTCGCTCGCGGCGGATCCTCCCCTCTGCTACCTGATGCCGGCCACCCTGGCGCTCATCCACTCGTTGCGCGAGCAGCGCAAGAAGGGCGTGCCGGTGTGGTTCACCCTGGACGCTGGACCCAACCCCTGCATCCTCACGGACGCGGCGCACGAGGTGGCGGCCGAGGCCGTCGCCCGGGCCTGTGGCGCCACGGAGGTGGTGCGGTGCGTGCCGGGCGGTGACGCGCGGCTGCTCGCGGAGCACCTGTTCTGA
- a CDS encoding DUF4846 domain-containing protein, whose translation MARRRPMMPRLGRVLLLAGLLGCVPGVAASSEPRAPTREERVRYPWLSSTRTIRPLVEALPVPEGYTRVAVEPGSFGDWLRGLPLRPAGTPVRDFRGQEILSARDAFLGAVAELDVGPVNLQQCADSIIRLHAEWLWSRGQQERISYRFTSGDVASWSRYAAGERARVSGSKVTWTKSGPVDASRAAFQRYLDLVFTYAGTLSLETVKQKPSREDVRPGDFFVSGGSPGHAVLVLDVARNEEGKRVALLGQGFIPAQDFHVLSPGGEGPWFPLDGDTVATPFWKPFAWSSLRRW comes from the coding sequence GTGGCTCGACGCCGTCCGATGATGCCGCGCCTGGGGCGGGTGTTGCTGCTCGCCGGGCTCCTGGGCTGCGTGCCGGGAGTGGCGGCTTCCTCCGAGCCCCGCGCGCCCACGCGCGAGGAGCGGGTCCGTTACCCCTGGCTGTCCTCGACGCGCACCATTCGTCCGCTCGTCGAGGCCCTGCCGGTACCCGAGGGCTACACGCGGGTCGCGGTCGAGCCGGGTTCCTTCGGGGACTGGCTGCGGGGCTTGCCGCTGCGTCCCGCGGGCACGCCGGTGCGCGACTTCCGGGGCCAGGAAATCCTCTCGGCCCGGGATGCGTTCCTGGGCGCGGTGGCCGAGCTGGACGTGGGCCCCGTCAACCTCCAGCAGTGCGCGGACTCCATCATCCGCCTGCATGCCGAGTGGTTGTGGTCCCGGGGCCAGCAGGAGCGCATCTCCTACCGCTTCACCAGCGGGGACGTGGCCTCGTGGTCCCGGTACGCGGCGGGGGAACGCGCGCGGGTGTCTGGCTCCAAGGTGACGTGGACGAAGAGCGGGCCGGTGGACGCCTCACGCGCCGCGTTCCAGCGCTATCTGGATCTGGTCTTCACCTACGCGGGCACCCTGTCGCTGGAGACGGTGAAGCAGAAGCCCTCGCGTGAGGACGTGCGTCCGGGAGACTTCTTCGTGTCGGGTGGTAGTCCGGGCCATGCGGTGCTGGTGCTGGACGTGGCGCGAAACGAGGAGGGCAAACGGGTGGCGCTGCTTGGCCAGGGCTTCATCCCCGCGCAGGACTTCCATGTCCTCTCACCCGGTGGGGAGGGCCCCTGGTTTCCTCTCGACGGAGACACGGTGGCCACGCCTTTCTGGAAGCCTTTCGCCTGGTCCTCGCTGCGCCGCTGGTAG
- a CDS encoding mevalonate kinase family protein: protein MERALSAPGKLFVSGEYAVLWGGVSRVAAIGPRTAALVRRRSDNRVHVCLEEGTLAGRTTPLGVKWEREVPPGFSFVARTLDEALRLHGRECVGFDLALAPSAVGPNGRKLGMGGSACATVLAADAVRYVLEERFDALKVALVAHTAQQNGKGSGGDVATSHAGGVVRYRRYALSGLIEASSTGGYRAALDGSAPVDVWRLPTPRVSMGYAFTGESASTRVLISQVEAKWGEQGRQDFVRRSDALGQEIEQGLGGGDFRAFSEAVREQQALLQELGPLETEPMQRVLSLASAYGCVGKQSGAGGGDGCILFAPDAGQRAALLEGIRARGFHTLELEVEPGVRGEAQAEPTLRSWLDAVR from the coding sequence ATGGAGCGCGCGCTCTCGGCTCCGGGGAAGCTGTTCGTGTCGGGCGAGTACGCCGTGCTGTGGGGCGGCGTGTCGCGCGTGGCGGCGATTGGCCCGCGGACGGCGGCGCTGGTGCGTCGGCGCTCGGACAACCGGGTGCACGTGTGCCTGGAAGAGGGGACGCTCGCGGGCCGCACGACGCCCCTGGGCGTGAAGTGGGAGCGCGAGGTGCCCCCGGGCTTCTCCTTCGTGGCGCGCACGTTGGACGAGGCGTTGCGGCTGCATGGGCGCGAGTGCGTGGGCTTCGATCTGGCGCTGGCGCCCTCGGCGGTGGGGCCCAACGGACGCAAGCTGGGCATGGGCGGCAGCGCGTGCGCCACGGTGCTGGCGGCGGACGCGGTGCGCTACGTGCTGGAGGAGCGCTTCGACGCGCTCAAGGTGGCGCTCGTGGCGCACACCGCGCAGCAGAACGGCAAGGGCAGTGGCGGCGACGTGGCCACCAGCCACGCGGGCGGCGTGGTGCGCTACCGGCGCTATGCGCTGTCCGGACTCATCGAGGCGTCGAGCACCGGCGGCTATCGCGCGGCGTTGGATGGCTCCGCGCCGGTGGACGTGTGGCGCCTGCCCACGCCCCGCGTGTCCATGGGCTATGCCTTCACCGGGGAAAGCGCCTCGACGCGCGTGCTCATCTCCCAGGTGGAGGCGAAGTGGGGCGAGCAGGGCCGCCAGGACTTCGTGCGGCGCTCGGACGCGCTGGGCCAGGAGATCGAGCAGGGCCTGGGCGGAGGGGACTTCCGCGCCTTCTCCGAGGCCGTGCGCGAGCAGCAGGCGCTGTTGCAGGAGCTGGGTCCGCTGGAGACCGAGCCCATGCAGCGGGTGCTGAGCCTGGCCTCGGCGTATGGCTGCGTGGGCAAGCAGTCCGGAGCCGGTGGCGGAGACGGGTGCATCCTGTTCGCCCCGGACGCCGGGCAGCGCGCGGCGCTCCTGGAAGGTATCCGCGCGCGAGGCTTCCACACGCTGGAACTCGAGGTGGAGCCGGGCGTACGGGGTGAGGCCCAGGCGGAGCCGACCTTGCGCTCGTGGCTCGACGCCGTCCGATGA
- a CDS encoding zinc metalloprotease HtpX, producing MSAGEMRTSGGNWGHRLSNALKTTVLLAGLTALLLWVGARLGGAQGLVIAGFFVVVMNFASYWFSDRIALAMHGARPVEYAEAPWLHAMVERIAARAGIPKPKVYVLPTRAPNAFATGRNPEHAAVAVTAGIVELLDRRELEGVLAHEIGHVKNRDTLIGTVAATIAGVISYAAQSLFWFGGSLLSRDDDENGLAHALGNLGVLLVAPIAATLLQLAVSRSREYGADATGAELCGDPDALADALMKLEHGAELMPYDRAPATSHLFIVNPLSGGAIMGLFSTHPPMAERVRRLREMRVHTGGRTWRNAWA from the coding sequence ATGAGCGCGGGTGAGATGCGTACGAGTGGTGGAAATTGGGGGCACCGGCTGAGCAACGCGTTGAAGACGACCGTGCTGCTGGCGGGACTCACGGCGCTCCTGCTGTGGGTGGGCGCGCGGCTGGGCGGAGCGCAGGGACTCGTCATCGCCGGCTTCTTCGTCGTCGTGATGAACTTCGCCTCGTACTGGTTCAGCGATCGCATCGCCCTGGCCATGCACGGGGCGCGGCCGGTGGAGTACGCCGAGGCCCCCTGGCTGCACGCCATGGTGGAGCGGATCGCCGCGCGCGCGGGCATTCCCAAGCCGAAGGTCTACGTGCTGCCCACCCGGGCGCCCAACGCGTTCGCCACGGGCCGCAACCCCGAGCACGCCGCGGTGGCCGTGACGGCGGGCATCGTGGAGTTGTTGGACCGGCGCGAGCTGGAGGGCGTGCTCGCGCACGAGATCGGCCACGTGAAGAACCGCGACACGCTCATCGGCACCGTGGCGGCCACGATCGCGGGCGTCATCAGCTACGCGGCGCAGTCCCTCTTCTGGTTCGGCGGCTCGCTCCTGAGCCGCGATGACGACGAGAACGGCCTGGCCCACGCGCTCGGCAACCTGGGCGTGCTGCTGGTGGCGCCCATCGCCGCCACCCTGCTGCAGCTCGCGGTGAGCCGCTCGCGCGAGTACGGGGCGGATGCCACCGGCGCCGAGCTGTGTGGAGACCCGGATGCCCTGGCGGACGCGTTGATGAAGCTGGAGCACGGCGCGGAGCTGATGCCCTACGATCGGGCGCCGGCCACCTCGCACCTCTTCATCGTCAACCCGCTGTCCGGCGGCGCCATCATGGGCCTGTTCTCCACGCACCCGCCCATGGCCGAGCGGGTGCGCCGCCTGCGCGAGATGCGCGTTCACACGGGCGGACGCACCTGGCGCAACGCCTGGGCCTGA
- the mvk gene encoding mevalonate kinase, with protein sequence MDTNSGFVGFGAGKVILLGEHSVVYGYPALAGPLSRGVTARGEPSNKCQLVIPDALMPEQRKVLKAAFSRAMAACDEPGVKVTFNTDLPLSMGLGSSGALSVACARVLLQAAGRKGSPSEVASVAWEMEQEFHGTPSGVDHTTSTMEQLILYRRKPGAETGRAKVVESPKPVRLVVVMAGARSPTKMTVGALRERQKRWAERYQRIFREIGLLASEGAEAVEEGDLEGLGDVMNVNHGLLAALGLSSPGLDDMVHRLRSMGALGAKLTGAGGDGGAVIGLFHDTEPAVHELTRLGYRCFDSQLAGPRSEGARGAA encoded by the coding sequence ATGGATACGAACAGTGGTTTCGTGGGTTTTGGTGCCGGCAAGGTCATCCTGTTGGGGGAGCACAGCGTGGTGTATGGCTACCCGGCGCTGGCGGGACCGCTGTCGCGCGGGGTGACCGCGCGCGGGGAGCCGTCCAACAAGTGCCAGCTCGTCATCCCGGACGCGTTGATGCCCGAGCAGCGCAAGGTGCTCAAGGCCGCGTTCAGCCGGGCCATGGCGGCGTGCGACGAGCCGGGCGTCAAGGTGACGTTCAACACGGATCTGCCCCTGTCCATGGGCCTGGGCAGCTCGGGCGCCCTGTCGGTGGCGTGCGCGCGCGTGCTCCTGCAGGCGGCCGGGCGCAAGGGCTCGCCGTCCGAGGTGGCCAGCGTGGCCTGGGAGATGGAGCAGGAGTTCCACGGCACGCCGTCGGGGGTGGATCACACGACGAGCACCATGGAGCAGCTCATCCTCTACCGCCGCAAGCCGGGCGCCGAGACCGGGCGCGCCAAGGTGGTGGAGAGCCCCAAGCCGGTGCGGCTGGTGGTGGTGATGGCCGGCGCGCGCAGCCCCACGAAGATGACGGTGGGCGCGCTGCGCGAGCGCCAGAAGCGCTGGGCCGAGCGCTACCAGCGCATCTTCCGGGAGATCGGCCTGCTCGCGTCCGAGGGCGCCGAGGCGGTGGAGGAGGGGGACCTGGAGGGGCTGGGCGACGTGATGAACGTCAACCACGGCCTGCTCGCGGCGCTGGGCCTGTCCTCGCCGGGGCTCGACGACATGGTGCACCGGCTGCGCAGCATGGGCGCGCTGGGCGCCAAGCTCACGGGCGCCGGGGGTGATGGCGGCGCGGTGATCGGCCTGTTCCACGACACGGAGCCGGCGGTGCACGAGCTCACGCGCCTGGGCTACCGCTGCTTCGACAGCCAGCTCGCGGGGCCCCGGAGCGAGGGCGCGAGGGGGGCGGCATGA
- a CDS encoding hydroxymethylglutaryl-CoA reductase, degradative yields MSETVTSRLAGFHKLSMVARHEKLAQMLNLDDADLAQLQGIGALQPGLANQMIENAVGTFSLPLGLGLNLQVNGKDYLVPMAVEEPSVVAAVSFASKIVREAGGFTAETDEPIMVGQVQLTGYGDPTEATRKIYAAREALLALANSFHPSMVKRGGGCRDIEVRVLPAPEGPRGEPLLVVHLIIDTQDAMGANLINTMAEGVAPLIEQLTGGRVFLRILSNLADRRLARATCRIPLEALADFDMPGSVIAEGIYQASRFALADPYRAATHNKGIMNGIDSAAIAAGQDWRAIEAGAHAFACRDGQYRPLSTWHVDEGFLVGRIELPMALGTVGGPIKVHPGVQVNMKILNITSARELSMIFAAVGLAQNFAAVRALGSIGIQKGHMALHARCVAVTAGARGDWVEKIAELLVTAGHVKVEKARELIASLSEEDFRAATGTEG; encoded by the coding sequence ATGTCCGAAACGGTGACGTCCCGGTTGGCTGGGTTCCACAAGCTGTCCATGGTGGCCCGGCACGAGAAGCTTGCCCAGATGCTGAACCTGGACGACGCGGATCTGGCGCAGCTCCAAGGCATCGGCGCCCTCCAGCCCGGTCTGGCCAACCAGATGATCGAGAACGCCGTGGGCACGTTCTCGCTCCCGCTGGGCCTGGGCCTCAACCTCCAGGTCAACGGCAAGGACTACCTGGTGCCGATGGCCGTGGAGGAGCCCTCGGTGGTGGCGGCGGTGTCGTTCGCGTCGAAGATCGTCCGCGAGGCGGGCGGTTTCACCGCGGAGACCGATGAGCCCATCATGGTGGGCCAGGTGCAGCTCACCGGCTATGGCGATCCCACCGAGGCGACCCGGAAGATCTACGCCGCGCGCGAGGCGCTGCTGGCGCTGGCCAACAGCTTCCACCCGTCCATGGTGAAGCGCGGCGGCGGGTGCCGGGACATCGAGGTGCGCGTGCTGCCGGCCCCCGAGGGGCCGCGGGGTGAGCCGCTGCTCGTGGTCCACCTGATCATCGACACGCAGGACGCCATGGGGGCCAACCTCATCAACACCATGGCCGAGGGCGTGGCGCCGCTCATCGAGCAGCTCACCGGCGGCAGGGTCTTCCTGCGCATCCTCTCCAACCTGGCGGACCGGCGGCTCGCGCGCGCCACGTGCCGCATCCCGCTCGAGGCGCTGGCGGACTTCGACATGCCGGGCTCGGTCATCGCCGAGGGCATCTATCAGGCGAGCCGCTTCGCGCTGGCGGACCCGTACCGGGCGGCCACGCACAACAAGGGCATCATGAACGGCATCGACTCGGCGGCGATCGCCGCGGGTCAGGACTGGCGCGCCATCGAGGCGGGCGCCCATGCCTTCGCATGCCGGGACGGCCAGTACCGGCCGCTGTCCACGTGGCACGTGGATGAGGGCTTCCTGGTGGGCCGCATCGAGCTGCCCATGGCGCTGGGCACGGTGGGCGGCCCCATCAAGGTGCACCCGGGCGTCCAGGTGAACATGAAGATCCTGAACATCACCTCGGCGCGCGAGCTGTCCATGATCTTCGCCGCGGTGGGTCTGGCGCAGAACTTCGCGGCGGTGCGCGCCCTGGGCTCCATCGGCATCCAGAAGGGCCACATGGCGCTGCACGCGCGGTGCGTGGCGGTGACGGCGGGCGCCCGGGGTGACTGGGTGGAGAAGATCGCCGAGCTGCTGGTGACGGCGGGTCATGTGAAGGTGGAGAAGGCCCGCGAGCTCATCGCCTCCCTGTCGGAAGAGGACTTCCGCGCGGCCACGGGCACCGAGGGTTGA
- the fni gene encoding type 2 isopentenyl-diphosphate Delta-isomerase — MEEATAKRKDAHLDLCATGDVEPAGNSTLLEDVRLVHCAMPELAVEDVDLSTEFLGKTLRHPLLITGMTGGTPRAGVVNRDLALLAERHGLAFGVGSQRAMAERPQLGETFQVRDVAPTVPLLGNIGLYQAVHLGVDGVRRLADAIGADGMALHLNAGQELTQPEGDRDFRGGYKIVEALVKAFGARLLVKETGCGIGPDVARRLVDLGVRNVDVSGLGGTSWVRVEQLRASGVQAQVGAEFSSWGIPTAAAIASVRRAVGPEPRLVASGGLRTGLDAAKVIALGANVAGMALPLFRAQQAGGLEGAERALSAILAGLRQALVLTGSANCADLQRQPRIIVGQLKDWLTTL, encoded by the coding sequence ATGGAAGAGGCGACGGCGAAACGGAAGGACGCCCATCTTGACCTCTGCGCGACTGGCGACGTCGAGCCGGCGGGCAACAGCACGTTGCTGGAGGACGTGCGCCTGGTTCACTGCGCGATGCCAGAGCTGGCCGTGGAGGATGTGGACCTGTCCACGGAGTTCCTGGGCAAGACGCTGCGCCATCCGCTGCTCATCACGGGCATGACGGGTGGCACGCCACGCGCGGGGGTGGTGAACCGGGATCTGGCGCTGCTGGCGGAGCGCCACGGGTTGGCCTTTGGCGTGGGCAGTCAGCGCGCCATGGCGGAGAGGCCGCAACTGGGCGAGACCTTCCAGGTGCGGGATGTGGCGCCCACGGTGCCACTGCTCGGCAACATCGGTCTGTACCAGGCGGTGCACCTGGGCGTGGACGGCGTGCGGCGGCTGGCGGACGCCATTGGCGCCGACGGCATGGCCCTGCACCTCAACGCGGGCCAGGAGCTCACCCAGCCGGAGGGTGATCGCGACTTCCGCGGCGGCTACAAGATCGTGGAGGCGCTGGTGAAGGCCTTCGGCGCGCGTCTGCTCGTGAAGGAGACGGGCTGCGGCATCGGCCCCGACGTGGCGCGCCGCCTGGTGGACCTGGGCGTGCGCAACGTGGATGTCTCGGGGCTGGGTGGCACCTCGTGGGTGCGCGTGGAGCAACTGCGCGCCTCGGGCGTGCAGGCCCAGGTGGGCGCCGAGTTCTCCAGTTGGGGCATTCCCACCGCGGCGGCCATCGCCTCGGTGCGGCGTGCCGTGGGTCCCGAGCCCCGTCTGGTGGCCTCGGGGGGCCTGCGCACGGGCCTGGACGCGGCGAAGGTGATCGCCCTGGGCGCCAACGTCGCGGGCATGGCCCTGCCGCTCTTCCGCGCGCAGCAGGCGGGGGGCTTGGAGGGCGCCGAGCGGGCCTTGAGCGCCATCCTCGCCGGGCTGCGGCAGGCGCTCGTCCTCACGGGCAGTGCGAACTGCGCGGACCTCCAGCGTCAGCCCCGAATCATCGTGGGCCAGTTGAAGGACTGGCTCACGACGCTGTAG